The Borreliella andersonii genome has a segment encoding these proteins:
- a CDS encoding YitT family protein, which yields MKNKKKIRCRRIKKKFKLLLIMLIKKLKTITKNPKLIFDSTIQITLGSALMAISTNVLYIPHGLLSGGIGGISLMLHYLLSFNLGWTIFALNIPLFLIGIKFLNITFIIQSWISMGLYSIIINYSQFLQNKIHINDMMLVSILAGLISGLGLGLIFKGKGSSGGSDIIAMIIKEKYSISIGTTNFIVNLAVLMLATFFFNIEIALYTLIASFVTSIMTDKTSTGFGNQKAILIISDKGKEIAYLLTNKLKSAATLIDGKGAWAGTEKTIVFIVVPIMRLSRIKYISQKVDPNCFITVINTNEITGGKIIPDSISLKQEISN from the coding sequence ATGAAAAATAAAAAAAAGATACGCTGTCGTAGAATTAAAAAAAAATTCAAACTATTATTAATAATGCTAATAAAAAAATTAAAGACTATAACTAAAAATCCCAAATTAATATTTGATAGCACAATACAAATAACTTTAGGCTCTGCACTAATGGCAATTTCCACCAATGTTTTGTATATTCCTCATGGACTTCTTAGTGGAGGGATTGGAGGCATTTCATTAATGCTACATTATCTGTTAAGCTTCAATTTGGGATGGACAATATTTGCATTAAACATACCACTATTTCTTATTGGAATAAAATTTTTGAATATAACATTTATAATTCAAAGTTGGATTTCAATGGGATTATATTCTATTATCATAAACTACTCCCAGTTTTTACAAAATAAAATACATATTAACGATATGATGCTTGTATCAATACTAGCTGGACTTATTTCCGGACTTGGGCTTGGACTAATATTTAAGGGCAAAGGATCTTCAGGAGGATCAGATATAATTGCTATGATTATTAAAGAAAAATATTCAATTAGTATTGGAACAACAAACTTCATAGTTAATCTAGCGGTATTAATGCTTGCAACCTTTTTCTTTAATATTGAAATCGCCCTTTATACACTAATAGCATCATTTGTAACATCTATAATGACAGACAAAACAAGCACTGGATTTGGCAATCAAAAAGCGATATTAATCATTTCGGACAAAGGAAAAGAAATTGCTTATCTTCTTACAAACAAATTAAAATCAGCCGCTACATTAATAGACGGGAAAGGAGCCTGGGCAGGAACAGAAAAAACTATAGTATTTATAGTAGTTCCAATAATGCGTTTATCAAGAATTAAATATATATCACAAAAAGTTGATCCAAATTGTTTCATTACCGTTATCAACACCAATGAAATCACTGGGGGTAAAATAATCCCTGACTCAATCTCATTAAAACAAGAAATTTCAAATTAA
- the udk gene encoding uridine kinase, translating into MAKIIGISGGSGSGKTTVVSKISEFIPEFVLISQDNYYKSVGDYEHEFSKVNFDHPDAFDNNLFYEHLKNLKKNSPIDMPLYDFINHKRQLKTVLVVPTPVVIVEGIMIFVEERVRNLIDLKIYIDTPNDIRFIRRLRRDISKRGRTVESVIDQYLNTTRWGYYRFIEPTKEYADLIIPEGGHNDKALYVLSTFLKSLSKEGLDFT; encoded by the coding sequence ATGGCTAAGATTATTGGGATATCTGGTGGTTCTGGAAGCGGAAAAACTACAGTTGTAAGCAAGATTAGCGAGTTTATTCCGGAATTTGTCCTGATTTCTCAAGATAATTATTATAAAAGTGTAGGTGATTATGAGCATGAATTTTCTAAGGTAAATTTTGATCATCCGGATGCTTTTGATAATAATTTGTTTTATGAACATTTAAAAAATTTAAAAAAAAATAGTCCAATAGATATGCCTCTTTACGATTTTATTAATCATAAAAGACAACTTAAAACGGTTTTGGTTGTTCCAACTCCTGTTGTTATTGTTGAGGGTATTATGATTTTTGTTGAAGAGAGGGTAAGAAATTTAATAGATCTTAAAATATATATTGATACCCCAAATGATATTAGATTTATTAGGCGTTTAAGAAGAGATATTTCTAAAAGAGGGCGTACTGTAGAATCGGTGATTGATCAATATTTGAATACCACTAGATGGGGTTATTATAGATTTATTGAGCCCACCAAAGAATATGCGGATCTTATTATTCCTGAGGGAGGGCACAATGATAAAGCGCTTTATGTGCTTTCAACGTTTCTTAAGTCTTTAAGTAAAGAAGGACTAGATTTTACCTAA
- a CDS encoding YebC/PmpR family DNA-binding transcriptional regulator — protein sequence MSGHSKWSTIKRKKGALDAKRNKIFTKLIREITIAAKIGGGDIESNPRLRVAVNKAKVANMPKDNIEKAIKKGIGDNEGVEYFEITYEAYAPYGVALMIKCLTDNKNRTSSDVRSVLAKGGGSLGTPGSVSYMFYRKGLIVYNLEKYLEDEIIGFALEVGAEDILVSNNEAEVITNPDDFDKVLSFLKTKFKEEMAEIALIPENKISLNKEQAEKIILLVEKLEDFDDVQEVIHNLEIPEELS from the coding sequence ATGTCTGGTCACAGTAAATGGTCAACAATAAAGAGAAAAAAGGGTGCTCTTGATGCAAAGCGTAATAAGATTTTTACAAAACTAATAAGAGAAATAACTATTGCAGCTAAAATAGGGGGTGGGGATATTGAATCTAATCCGAGATTAAGGGTAGCTGTTAATAAGGCTAAGGTTGCCAATATGCCAAAAGATAATATTGAGAAGGCAATAAAAAAGGGCATTGGCGATAATGAAGGGGTTGAATATTTTGAAATAACCTATGAGGCTTATGCTCCTTATGGGGTAGCTTTAATGATTAAATGCTTAACGGACAATAAAAACAGAACTTCTAGTGATGTAAGAAGTGTTCTTGCAAAAGGAGGAGGATCTCTTGGCACTCCAGGTTCAGTTTCATATATGTTTTACAGAAAGGGTCTTATTGTTTACAATTTAGAAAAATATCTTGAAGATGAGATAATTGGATTTGCATTAGAAGTTGGTGCTGAAGATATTTTAGTTTCAAACAATGAAGCAGAAGTTATAACAAATCCTGATGATTTTGATAAAGTTTTATCTTTTTTAAAAACTAAATTTAAAGAAGAGATGGCAGAGATAGCTTTAATTCCTGAAAATAAAATTTCTTTAAACAAAGAGCAAGCAGAAAAAATAATTCTTCTTGTTGAAAAGCTTGAAGATTTTGATGATGTTCAGGAAGTAATTCATAATTTGGAGATTCCAGAAGAATTAAGTTAG
- the bamB gene encoding outer membrane protein assembly factor BamB has product MKQKYKNYFKKRLILNLLIFLLLACSSESIFSQLGNLQKITHEYNILGSSSPRGISLVGETLYIAAMHLFKKENGKIEKIDLSNSYEFINDIVNISGKTYLLAQNKQEELEVCELNGKDWTLKFKKPLKAYKFLKSVGKDGVKNAYVLAIDKNNREKIFDLQGTDKTPPQATENDKFYQISNEDNLITGNLLKIWQMNNNTYINIDSQQAKEIMPIIKTSIRGSSEVLVITGGYNNLDTKFKVYSSENNYTTPIFIQNEVGEFSSYFAREFNDAILIGSNNGFAEFTKNKEGIFALQAPSKSVEPGAYNGSQLSKTGLNDIIPVSNNTIYILTQGKGLWKLENRKLTKE; this is encoded by the coding sequence ATGAAACAAAAATATAAAAACTATTTTAAAAAAAGACTAATTTTAAACCTATTAATATTTTTACTACTAGCATGCTCAAGCGAGTCCATATTTTCCCAATTAGGAAATCTGCAAAAAATAACACATGAATACAATATTTTAGGCAGTTCAAGCCCAAGAGGAATTTCTCTAGTAGGAGAAACTCTCTACATTGCAGCCATGCATTTATTTAAAAAAGAAAATGGCAAAATTGAAAAAATTGATCTGAGCAATTCTTATGAGTTTATAAACGACATTGTAAATATATCTGGGAAAACCTATCTTTTAGCGCAAAACAAACAAGAAGAACTTGAAGTTTGTGAGCTAAATGGTAAAGATTGGACATTAAAATTTAAAAAACCGCTAAAAGCATATAAATTCTTAAAATCTGTGGGAAAAGATGGCGTAAAAAACGCATATGTTTTAGCTATAGACAAAAATAATCGTGAGAAAATCTTTGATCTACAAGGAACTGACAAAACACCACCACAAGCTACTGAAAATGACAAATTTTATCAAATATCTAATGAAGACAACTTAATTACAGGAAATTTGCTCAAAATATGGCAAATGAACAACAATACATACATAAACATAGACTCTCAACAAGCCAAAGAAATAATGCCTATCATTAAAACAAGCATTAGAGGTTCTTCTGAAGTTTTAGTAATAACTGGTGGTTACAATAATTTAGACACAAAATTTAAAGTGTACTCAAGTGAAAATAATTACACAACACCAATATTTATTCAAAACGAAGTGGGCGAATTTAGCAGCTACTTTGCAAGAGAATTTAATGATGCGATATTAATCGGAAGTAATAATGGATTTGCAGAATTTACAAAAAATAAAGAAGGAATTTTTGCTCTACAAGCACCATCAAAATCCGTAGAACCTGGGGCTTATAACGGATCTCAGCTCAGCAAAACGGGCCTTAATGACATTATTCCTGTATCAAACAACACAATTTACATATTAACTCAGGGCAAGGGTTTGTGGAAATTGGAAAACAGAAAATTAACTAAAGAATAA
- a CDS encoding diphosphate--fructose-6-phosphate 1-phosphotransferase: MNTSLFKQERQKYVPKLPNILKKDFNNINLIYGEKTEAIQDRQALKEFFKNTYGLPIVSFTEGKSSLSFSKALNIGIILSGGPAPGGHNVISGVFDAVKKFNPNSKIFGFKGGPLGLLENDKIELTENLVNSYRNTGGFDIVSSGRTKIETEEHYSKALFVAKENNLNAIIIIGGDDSNTNAAILAEYFKKKGENIQVIGVPKTIDADLKNDHIEISFGFDSATKTYSEMIGNLCRDAMSTRKYWHFVKLMGRSASHVALECALKTHPNICIVSEEVLTKNKTLSEIVDEMVLVILKRSLNGDNFGIVIVPEGLIEFIPEVKSLMVELCDIFDKNECEFKGLNVEGIKEVFVAKLSDYMRRVYLSLPLFIQFELVNSILERDPHGNFNVSRVPTEKLFIEMVQSRLNELKKRGEYKGNFIPVDHFFGYEGRSAFPSNFDSDYCYSLGYNAVVLILNGLTGYMSCIKNLNSKPTDWIAGGVPLTMLMNMEERYGEKKPVIKKALVDLEGKPFQEFVKNRDKWALNNLYLCPGPVQYFGPSEMVDEITETLKLESLK, translated from the coding sequence ATGAATACTTCTCTTTTTAAGCAAGAAAGGCAAAAGTATGTTCCGAAGTTGCCAAATATTTTAAAAAAAGATTTTAATAATATTAATTTGATTTATGGAGAAAAAACTGAAGCAATTCAAGATAGACAGGCTTTAAAAGAATTTTTTAAGAATACTTATGGGCTGCCAATTGTAAGTTTTACCGAAGGAAAGTCCAGTTTATCTTTTTCAAAAGCTTTAAATATTGGGATTATTCTTTCTGGAGGGCCTGCTCCTGGGGGGCATAATGTTATATCTGGTGTTTTTGATGCAGTAAAAAAATTTAATCCAAATTCAAAGATTTTTGGGTTTAAAGGGGGCCCTTTAGGTCTGTTGGAAAATGACAAAATTGAACTTACTGAGAATTTAGTAAATTCTTATAGAAATACTGGGGGTTTTGATATTGTATCTTCTGGAAGAACAAAAATAGAAACAGAAGAACATTATAGCAAAGCCTTGTTTGTTGCCAAAGAAAACAATCTTAATGCAATTATTATTATTGGTGGCGATGATTCAAATACCAATGCTGCTATTCTTGCTGAGTATTTCAAAAAGAAAGGAGAAAATATTCAAGTTATTGGAGTTCCAAAGACAATTGATGCTGACCTTAAAAATGATCATATTGAAATTTCATTTGGTTTTGATTCTGCTACAAAAACTTATTCCGAGATGATAGGTAATTTATGCAGAGATGCTATGTCGACTAGAAAATATTGGCATTTTGTAAAACTTATGGGTAGAAGTGCATCTCATGTTGCTTTAGAATGCGCCTTAAAAACGCATCCAAACATTTGCATTGTGTCTGAAGAGGTTTTGACTAAAAATAAAACTTTGTCTGAGATTGTTGATGAAATGGTGCTTGTTATTTTAAAGAGATCTTTAAATGGTGATAACTTTGGAATAGTTATAGTTCCTGAAGGTCTAATTGAGTTTATTCCAGAAGTTAAGTCTTTAATGGTTGAGTTATGTGATATTTTTGATAAAAATGAATGTGAGTTCAAGGGGCTTAATGTTGAAGGGATAAAAGAAGTTTTCGTTGCCAAGCTTAGTGATTATATGAGGAGAGTTTATTTGTCTTTACCTTTGTTTATTCAATTTGAACTTGTAAATTCAATTTTGGAAAGAGATCCTCATGGGAATTTTAATGTTTCAAGGGTTCCTACTGAAAAATTGTTTATTGAAATGGTTCAATCAAGATTAAATGAGTTGAAAAAAAGGGGAGAATATAAGGGGAATTTTATCCCAGTTGATCATTTCTTTGGCTATGAAGGTAGAAGCGCCTTTCCCTCTAATTTTGATAGTGATTATTGTTATAGCTTGGGATATAATGCTGTTGTTCTTATTTTAAATGGTCTTACTGGCTATATGTCTTGTATAAAAAATTTAAATTCAAAACCAACAGATTGGATTGCAGGAGGAGTGCCTCTAACAATGTTGATGAATATGGAAGAGAGGTATGGAGAGAAAAAGCCTGTTATAAAAAAAGCTCTAGTTGATTTAGAAGGAAAACCATTTCAAGAGTTTGTTAAAAATCGTGATAAGTGGGCTTTGAATAATTTGTATTTATGTCCAGGGCCTGTACAGTATTTTGGTCCTTCTGAGATGGTTGATGAAATAACTGAGACTTTAAAGTTAGAATCATTAAAGTAG
- a CDS encoding RluA family pseudouridine synthase — MIRLKKEFIVKENALRLDLYLSSNLEVFTRSQLKRRNVQAFKKSNGKFLKIKLSKPVFKDDEILIEFDEEGGQIDYLRPSNIPIDIIYEDSNVIVLNKPQGILSHPGISHWDDTVVNFLLYHVKSLKIDFNEEKIRPGIVHRLDKDTSGVLICAKNISTLRFLAQQFKDKRTNKVYIAIVKGNFNNFFGSIESFIDRDKHNRKKFSVSKDRGRKALTEYRLLLNFGGYSLLALKPKTGRTHQLRVHMKYLNFPILGDEVYGRTNSSFKKITLMLHSYKLEIDVGNKSFGKFISEFPKRFVSFLSNYYKSDELGLIIDNLVLFLRDF, encoded by the coding sequence ATGATAAGACTTAAGAAAGAATTTATTGTTAAAGAAAATGCTTTAAGATTGGATCTTTATTTATCGAGCAATTTGGAAGTTTTTACTAGAAGTCAGCTCAAACGAAGAAATGTACAAGCGTTTAAAAAGAGTAATGGAAAATTTTTGAAGATAAAATTGTCCAAGCCTGTTTTTAAAGATGATGAAATACTAATTGAATTTGACGAGGAAGGTGGTCAAATTGATTACCTTAGGCCTAGTAATATCCCTATTGATATAATTTATGAAGATTCTAATGTCATTGTTTTGAATAAACCACAAGGAATTTTGAGTCATCCTGGAATATCACATTGGGATGATACTGTTGTGAATTTTCTTTTATATCATGTAAAAAGCTTGAAAATTGATTTTAATGAAGAAAAAATTAGGCCTGGAATTGTTCATAGATTAGATAAAGATACCTCTGGAGTTCTGATTTGTGCAAAAAACATTAGCACTTTAAGATTTTTAGCTCAGCAGTTTAAAGATAAAAGGACAAATAAAGTTTACATTGCAATTGTTAAGGGTAATTTTAATAATTTTTTTGGAAGTATTGAATCTTTTATAGATAGGGATAAACACAATAGGAAAAAATTTAGTGTTTCTAAGGATAGAGGTAGAAAGGCATTAACAGAATATAGACTGTTGCTTAATTTTGGGGGATATTCTCTTTTAGCTTTAAAACCCAAAACTGGTCGTACTCATCAATTGAGGGTTCATATGAAATATCTTAATTTCCCAATATTGGGAGATGAGGTTTATGGCAGAACAAATAGCAGTTTTAAAAAAATCACACTGATGCTTCATTCTTATAAGCTTGAAATTGATGTTGGAAACAAATCTTTTGGGAAATTCATTTCTGAATTTCCCAAAAGATTTGTTTCTTTTTTATCAAATTATTACAAGAGTGATGAATTGGGTTTGATTATTGATAATTTGGTTCTCTTCTTAAGAGATTTTTAA
- a CDS encoding bifunctional 5,10-methylenetetrahydrofolate dehydrogenase/5,10-methenyltetrahydrofolate cyclohydrolase produces the protein MNTVFNGKDFANKYYLMLKEFLKQHNLRDKVSLKVILVNDEPASKLYVSIKSRVAKEIGLNVEVIKFSANPVQSDILEVIDRENKNLSTDGIIVQLPLLKGMNLNSILNSIVYTKDVDGLSFVNLGKMILGDKKGFIPCTALAVLKILRDEGIKTSGKAVVVVGRSPLVGRPISILLSSKPYDATVITCHSKSIYLDVYLRQADIIISAVGKPRLIDKSMLCGKPYVIDIGISEIDTDNGKILSGDTDFDNIKECVKFITPVKGGIGPVTVLMLMFNTIKAHLINNKMFDVLGRLEKLVEV, from the coding sequence TTGAATACTGTGTTTAATGGGAAAGATTTTGCGAATAAGTATTATTTAATGCTTAAAGAATTTTTAAAACAGCATAACTTGAGAGATAAAGTTTCATTAAAAGTTATTTTAGTAAATGATGAACCTGCAAGCAAGCTTTATGTTTCAATTAAGAGTCGAGTTGCAAAAGAAATTGGCTTGAATGTTGAAGTAATTAAATTTTCTGCAAACCCTGTTCAAAGCGATATTTTAGAAGTAATTGATAGAGAAAATAAAAATTTAAGTACAGATGGAATTATTGTGCAATTACCCCTTTTGAAAGGCATGAATTTAAATTCTATTTTAAATAGCATAGTTTATACAAAAGATGTTGATGGCTTATCTTTTGTTAATTTGGGAAAAATGATTTTGGGCGATAAAAAAGGATTTATTCCTTGTACAGCTCTTGCTGTATTAAAGATTTTGCGAGATGAAGGGATAAAAACATCAGGAAAAGCTGTTGTTGTGGTTGGTAGAAGTCCTCTTGTAGGAAGGCCCATTTCAATATTGCTCTCGTCAAAACCTTATGATGCAACTGTTATTACTTGTCATAGTAAGAGCATTTATTTGGATGTTTATTTAAGACAGGCAGATATTATTATTTCTGCTGTTGGTAAGCCTAGGTTAATAGATAAAAGTATGCTATGTGGAAAACCTTATGTGATTGATATTGGTATTTCTGAAATTGATACTGATAATGGAAAAATTCTCTCAGGCGATACAGATTTTGACAATATTAAAGAGTGTGTTAAATTTATTACTCCTGTTAAGGGGGGAATAGGTCCTGTTACGGTTCTTATGTTAATGTTTAATACAATTAAAGCCCATTTGATTAATAATAAGATGTTTGACGTTTTAGGTCGGTTAGAAAAATTGGTGGAGGTGTAA
- the ruvB gene encoding Holliday junction branch migration DNA helicase RuvB, which translates to MKDENSISFLSSNESYLYDKSENELRPKVFEDFKGQVNVKETLSIFIRASKERNEALDHVFLSGPPGLGKTTLASIIAFEMNASIKITSAPAFDKPKDIIGILTGLDEKSVLFIDEIHRLRPIIEEMLCIAMEDYELDWVIGQGANARTVRMPLPKFTLIGATTKPGKVTSPLYARFGITARFELYSEIELVEIIKRNSVILNIEIEEGAAFLLARSSRGTPRIANRLLRRIRDIAQVTGSLVVTSDIVSIGLEMLRIDGEGLDEQDRNILRSLILKFNGGPVGVDTLAISVGETADSLEDFYEPYLIMKGFISRTHRGRKATEFAYLHLNLEMKEDGLNENQRVSF; encoded by the coding sequence ATGAAAGACGAAAATAGTATAAGCTTTTTAAGCTCTAATGAAAGTTATTTATATGATAAGAGTGAAAATGAGCTTAGGCCTAAAGTTTTTGAAGATTTTAAAGGCCAGGTTAATGTTAAAGAAACCCTTAGTATTTTTATAAGAGCTTCTAAAGAGAGGAATGAGGCTTTGGATCATGTGTTTTTAAGTGGTCCACCAGGTCTTGGAAAAACTACTCTTGCAAGTATTATTGCCTTTGAGATGAATGCTTCGATTAAGATTACTTCAGCTCCGGCTTTTGATAAGCCCAAAGATATTATTGGAATTTTGACAGGTCTTGATGAGAAGAGTGTTTTATTTATTGATGAAATACATAGACTCAGACCAATAATAGAAGAAATGCTTTGTATTGCCATGGAAGATTATGAGCTGGACTGGGTAATAGGGCAAGGAGCTAATGCAAGAACTGTTCGAATGCCACTTCCAAAATTCACATTGATTGGAGCTACTACTAAACCAGGAAAAGTAACATCTCCACTTTATGCGAGATTTGGAATTACTGCAAGATTTGAACTTTATAGCGAAATAGAGCTTGTTGAAATAATAAAGAGAAATTCTGTTATTTTAAATATTGAAATAGAAGAGGGTGCTGCTTTTCTTCTTGCAAGAAGTTCAAGAGGGACTCCTCGTATAGCAAATAGACTGTTAAGACGAATAAGGGATATTGCTCAGGTAACTGGAAGTTTGGTTGTTACAAGTGATATTGTTTCGATTGGGCTTGAAATGCTTAGAATTGATGGAGAAGGCCTTGATGAGCAAGATAGAAATATTTTAAGAAGTTTAATATTGAAGTTTAACGGAGGACCTGTAGGTGTTGATACTTTAGCTATTTCTGTAGGGGAAACGGCAGACTCTCTTGAAGACTTTTATGAACCTTATTTAATTATGAAAGGATTTATTAGTAGAACTCACAGAGGTCGTAAAGCTACTGAGTTTGCGTATCTTCACTTAAACTTAGAAATGAAAGAGGATGGTCTTAATGAAAACCAAAGAGTTTCATTTTAA
- a CDS encoding rhodanese-like domain-containing protein: protein MNYARFAVLIVLLFFYIWFFIILRMKRVNLFLLEKIQNGAKILDIRSPKEYNKSHYLKSINIPFNNLFAKKDKLGDFESQIIVYGKSFNKSYEAKKVLKSMGFKNVFVAGTLKDMPQVKKKEVG from the coding sequence ATGAATTATGCAAGATTTGCGGTATTAATAGTTCTGCTTTTTTTTTATATTTGGTTTTTTATTATCCTTAGAATGAAAAGAGTTAATCTGTTTTTGTTGGAAAAAATCCAAAATGGAGCAAAAATTTTGGATATTCGATCTCCCAAAGAATATAATAAATCTCATTATTTGAAATCAATTAACATTCCTTTTAATAATTTATTTGCTAAAAAGGATAAATTAGGCGATTTTGAATCCCAAATAATTGTTTATGGTAAAAGTTTTAATAAGTCTTACGAGGCTAAAAAAGTTTTAAAAAGCATGGGATTTAAGAATGTGTTTGTTGCTGGTACCTTGAAAGACATGCCACAAGTGAAAAAAAAAGAAGTTGGTTGA
- a CDS encoding sorbosone dehydrogenase family protein, with the protein MKNKFLNSYFQLITIIFLISSINMGAEETASTLKVPNGFKVEIFLSNTIEKPRGITSDQNGNIFIGSGSTFAYLVTKNKKIYTIASTLQKPIGIAYWNNKLYISSVDKIYVVGNVKEEINKSIKSNKDHTWKMQIFSLLPKNNTKMHSGRYIKVDPKNNKLIVNIGSQQNVKIPSKKEAIILSIDLKTKKEEIVAFGVRNSVGFDFHPISNEMYFSDNGQDGLGDNIPPDEINVISEYKKHFGFPYMFGKNQKNYNFYNKAPKNTKFSPSIYELPAHVAPLGIHFYQGDNFPKEYINKLFIAEHGSWDRSSPVGYKITTLDIDSKTRTAKNYKTFLYGFLKHDNSKFGRPVDIITYYDGSILFTDDFGNKIYRVYYKKI; encoded by the coding sequence ATGAAAAATAAATTTCTAAATAGCTATTTTCAATTAATTACAATTATTTTCTTAATCTCATCTATCAATATGGGAGCAGAAGAAACAGCAAGTACACTAAAAGTCCCCAATGGATTTAAAGTCGAAATATTTTTAAGCAATACAATTGAAAAACCCAGAGGAATCACAAGCGATCAAAATGGAAACATATTCATAGGATCTGGAAGCACTTTTGCATACCTTGTAACAAAAAACAAAAAAATTTACACTATAGCAAGCACCCTGCAAAAACCCATTGGAATTGCTTATTGGAATAACAAGCTTTATATATCTTCTGTCGATAAAATCTATGTAGTTGGAAATGTAAAAGAAGAAATTAATAAAAGCATAAAATCAAATAAAGATCATACATGGAAAATGCAAATTTTTTCACTTTTGCCAAAAAATAATACAAAAATGCACTCAGGACGTTACATTAAAGTGGATCCTAAAAATAACAAATTAATAGTAAATATAGGATCCCAACAAAATGTTAAAATTCCTTCAAAAAAAGAAGCAATAATCCTTAGCATCGATTTAAAAACAAAAAAAGAAGAAATAGTAGCTTTTGGAGTGAGAAACTCAGTTGGATTTGATTTTCATCCAATTAGCAATGAAATGTATTTTAGCGACAATGGCCAAGACGGGTTAGGAGACAACATTCCCCCAGATGAAATAAACGTAATAAGCGAATATAAAAAGCATTTTGGATTTCCCTATATGTTTGGAAAAAATCAAAAAAATTACAATTTTTATAACAAAGCGCCCAAAAACACTAAGTTTAGCCCATCTATTTATGAACTTCCCGCACATGTCGCTCCACTTGGAATACACTTTTACCAAGGAGATAATTTTCCAAAAGAATATATAAATAAACTATTCATAGCAGAACACGGCTCGTGGGACAGATCTTCTCCTGTTGGCTACAAAATAACAACACTAGACATTGATTCTAAAACTAGAACAGCAAAAAATTACAAAACTTTTTTATATGGATTTTTAAAGCACGACAACTCTAAATTTGGGCGCCCTGTTGATATAATCACATATTACGACGGTTCAATTCTTTTTACAGATGATTTTGGGAATAAAATATACAGAGTCTACTACAAAAAAATTTAA
- the ruvA gene encoding Holliday junction branch migration protein RuvA, with the protein MINKIHGKVIEKKESSLILMTTVFEFELLVSTFCLANFNLSEKVELFTYLYTRENELKLYGFLNSDEREIFKGLIGVSGIGPRAALRVLSNIRYNEFKEAIDREDVELVSKIKGIGKKMAGKMFLHLQGKLFINSELESTGLFRFKELEESIISMGFDRKIVNTKIREVFNLAEFSNLKDSEKEQFLFKEVLKRMSN; encoded by the coding sequence ATGATAAATAAGATTCATGGTAAAGTTATAGAAAAAAAAGAATCTAGTTTGATTTTAATGACTACTGTTTTTGAATTTGAACTTTTAGTTAGTACATTTTGCCTTGCTAATTTTAATTTGTCAGAAAAAGTTGAACTATTTACTTATCTTTATACGAGAGAAAATGAATTAAAACTTTATGGATTTTTGAATTCAGATGAAAGAGAGATCTTTAAAGGGCTTATTGGAGTAAGTGGAATAGGTCCAAGAGCCGCTTTAAGAGTATTATCCAATATAAGGTATAATGAGTTTAAGGAGGCTATTGATAGAGAGGATGTTGAGCTTGTTTCTAAAATTAAAGGCATTGGCAAAAAAATGGCTGGTAAAATGTTTTTACATCTTCAAGGCAAGCTTTTTATTAATAGTGAACTTGAATCCACCGGTCTTTTTAGATTTAAAGAATTAGAAGAATCAATTATTAGCATGGGATTTGATAGAAAAATTGTTAATACCAAGATTAGAGAGGTTTTTAATTTAGCTGAATTTTCAAATTTAAAAGATTCTGAAAAAGAGCAATTTTTATTTAAGGAGGTTTTAAAAAGAATGTCGAATTAA